The genomic stretch CCCGTTCGTCGCCTTCGCTGTGGAGCTGTCCCGCCCGCCGCAGTCCCGCCAGATGCGCCAGCGCCTCGCCCACCGCCCGGCCCGGCGGCACGCCCAGCGCCAGCACGTCCTTCCCGGTCAGCGGCACGTGGGCGTCGGGGCGCAGCAGGGCACGGAGCTGCCGTTCGGGTGTGCCGTCCGGGTAGAAGGTGTCCGAGCATGCGCGGGCCAGCAGCGCGGCGGGCCGGTCTCCGAGTTCCAGGCGGGCGGCCAGCGCGTCCGGCTCGGCCGAGGCGTGCAGCAGGGCGGCGGCGTAGGTCTGTGGCGTGACCGTCTGTCCCTGCCCACGCAGGTCGTCCAGCGCGTCCAGAAGCGGCGTGTCCGGCAGCAGCGATCCTGCGCCCCACGCCCGCATGGTGTGCAGCGCGGCCCCCGGACGTGGCTCGGCCAGCAGGAGCTTCAGTTCAGCCCACAGGCGCGGCGTCCGATCGGCTAGCTCCAGTGCGTCCGGCACCTGGGCCAGCAGCTCGGGATGGGCCTCCAAGGCCAGCCGGGTGGCGAGCCGTGCCCCGCGCACCAGCCGGCTGGCGTCGTCGGAGAAGGAGTGCCGGTGCAGGGGCCGCAGCGTGCGGGCGTGCAGGTCGTCCAGGCCGCCCGCCACGTCCAGCACAGCCACCGGCCCAGCAGGGGAGACGGTCAGGGCCAGCGCGTTCACGCCGAAGTCGCGGCGGCGCAGGTCGTCCTCCAGGGTGCCGGGGGTGGGCACCGGGTTCTGTCCGGCCACCGGGTAGGTCTCGCGCCGTGCCCGCACCAGATCGGCGGTGCGGCCGTCCGGGAGGGTCACGGTCGCGTTCTGGAAGGTGGGATGAAAGGTCAGCGGCAGGCCGGCGGCACGGGCCAGGGCCTCAATGTCCACGCCCTCGACCACCACATCCAGATCGAGGGGCGTGCTCCCCAGCAGCGCGTCGCGCACGGCTCCGCCCACCAGGGCCACGCGGGCGTCCGGGCCGGCGAGGCGGGCCAGCGACTCCAGCCACGCCCGGTCGTCCGGGCGCAGCCGCGACCAGATCCGGGTGGTCAGGTCAACGCTCATGGGCTCAGTATGCCCAGCGGACGGACCGTTACTGGAACGAGCTGGCGTCCAGGGTGATCGTCACGTCGCGCGTCTGCCCGGCCCGCCAGACCTTCAGGGTCACGGTGTCGCCCTGTTTGCGGTCGATCAGGGCGGCCTGGAGATCCTCCACGCCGTCCACGGGGTTCCCGTTCGCGGCGGTGATCACGTCGCCGCCCAGTGCAATCTGCCCGCCCCGGAACTCCTGCGTGTCGGTGCCACCTTTCAGCCCCGCCTTCGCGGCGGGTGAGCCGGGCGTGACCTCCCCGACGACCAGCCCGCTTTCGGGGAGGTTCAGCTGTTCCTTGCCCTGCGGACTCAGGGCGCTCAGGCCGACCGGGATGTTCTGTCCCTGCCCCTGCACCTGGAGGCCCGCGACCACGCCGATGCGGGGCGCGGTGATGATTCCGCCCTTCGCCGCCTGGAGGCGGGGCAGCAGGTTCTTCGCCGCGTTCACCGGAATGGCGAAGCCCACGCCGGCGCTCTGGCCGGTGCCGCCCGCCTGCACGCCGGGGCTGATGATCTGCGTGTTGATCCCGATCACGCGCCCGCCACTGTCGAGCAGCGGCCCGCCCGAGTTGCCGGGATTGATCGCGGCGTCGGTCTGGATCGCCTTCTGGGTGATGCCCTGCCCGCCCGCTCCGCCGAAACCGATGGGGATCTGCCGCGCGGTGCTGCTCACGATCCCCTCGGTGACGCTGAAATCCAGGCCGAAGGGCGCACCCATGGCGATCGCCTTCTGCCCGACCTTCAGCGTGTCACTGTCGCCCAGCGGGATGGGCCGGATGAACTTCGCGTCCAGACCCTCGGGGCGGATCAGCGCCAGGTCGTACTGCGGCGCGAGGCCGATGACGCGGGCGGGTACGCTGCGATCCTGCCCCATGACCCGGATGCTGATCTTCTGCGCGGCACCCGAGCTGGACTCGCCCGCCACGACGTGGTAATTCGTCAGGATGTCGCCGGCGTCGTTCACGAAGAAGCCGCTGCCCACGCCCTGCTGCACCTGTGTGTCGGGCTGGCCGAACATCATGCCGAAGGGGTTCTGGCTGACCACCTCGGACTCGGTGCTGATGAACACCAGCCCCGGCTCGAAGCGGCTGACCACGTCGATGGTGTTCTGCTCGTTCTGGAGTTTCGCGCCCGCCTCAGCCGCCACGGGGTTCTGGGCCGGTGCGGCGGCTGGAGCCGTCTGCGAGGTGCCCAGCGGCACCTGATCACGCAGCAGCGTGGCTCCCAGCCCCAGACCCACGAGAACGAGGATGACCGCGCCGACTCTGCCATTCATGAGTGCATTATCCCCACCGGCGGCCCGTCGTGACTTGAGCATTGGTTGCGCGTTGCCATGCCTGCGCCACATGGCCGATGCAGGGCGCGGGCCGCCGTGCTGAGCTGTGCCCATGCCCGATCTCGATATGGCAGCGGCCGACCTGCGGCGTGCCCTGGGGGACTTCCTTGAGCGTGACCGCCAGGACGGGGTCTTTCACGTGCAGGTGGGCGGCCCCGGCAGCGTGCCTGCCCTGGCCGACCTGGACGCACCGGAACTGCACCTGGATCTGCTGCCGGAGGTGCCCACGGACGCGCAGCGGGCGGCGCTGGGTGCCCTGGGCTACGTGCCGGAATCGGGGCAGACGTGGCGGCATCCGGCGGGCCACCGGCTGGTCGTCTGCGACCACAGCGCGGGCTGGCGGGCCGCCCAGTCTGCGCTGCGCCGGCTGCTGACGGACGATCCACGCGCTTCGGCAGCGTACCGGCAGATCTATGTGCGTCATGGCCGGTTGGCGGCCGACGGTGCGCTCCTCCCGGCTGCGCTGAAGCATGACGCCCGCCGGATCGGCTTCTCACCCCTTCAGTTCGCCGCCCACGCCCTGGCCGGGCTGGACGCTCCGTGGACGGTCGCGGGCGGCTACGCGCTCGATCTGCACGCCGGGCACGTGACCCGCGTTCACGACGACCTCGACATCGAGATTCCCCGTGAGGCGCAGGGGCAGCTCCCAGACGTGCTGCGCGGCTGGCGTCTCGACGCCTCGGTCAAGGGCGCCTATCAGCCGTTCCGCCCGCCCCTGGAGCCGCCCTCGCACCAGATCCACGCCCGGCACCCGGACCTGCCCGCTGTGCTGATGGTGGATCTGATGCTGACCGACCTGAGCGGCGGCCTGTGGCACTACCGCCGCGATCCGGCCATCACCCGCCCGCTGGCCGAGGCGCGGCGCGTGGGGCCGCACGGCCTGCCGTACCTCGCCCCGGAGATCGTGCTGCTGTTCAAGGCCGGATCCGCCGGCCGGGAGCCACGCGGCAAGGATCAGTCGGATTTCGAGCGGGTTCTGCCCATGCTGGACACGGCGGCCCGGGCGTGGCTGCGTGGGGCGCTGGAGCGCACGCGGCCGGGGCATGGGTGGGTGGAGGCGCTGGATGAGGGATGGGGATGAGTAGGGGAGAGTTCGGCGGGGCGGCGTCCTAACCTCTCCGCCCGTTTGGGGCACCTCTACTCCGCAGCTCTACGATTTTCCTCAAGGGGAGGCAAGGATGTTGCTCGTTGGGTTCCCTTGAGGGGAGCTGGCGGCGCAGCCGACTGAGGGGTTATTCCGCAGCCCCATCCCGTCATCCCTGTCCCCTACGCCCGGGCGTGCGTCTCCGTCGCGTCCAGCGCCGCGATCTCGTCGGGGCTGATGTGATACTTCTCGCCGCACCAGTGACACACGATCTCCTGGCCGCCGTCGTCGATCATCTCCTGGCGTTCGGCGGCGCTGAAGAACTTCAGGGAGTCGCTGGCCTTCTCGCGTGAGCAGCGGCACTGGAAGCGCACGTCCTGCGCGTCTGCCGCCAGGGTCAGATCCAGGCCGTCGGCGGCGCGCTCCATGACCGACAGCAGACCGCCCTGGCGCAGCGCGGTCGTGATCTGCCCGATCGCCCGGATGTTCGCCTCCAGGCGGGACAGGGTCTCGTCGGTCGCGCCCGGCATGGCCTGGACGAGCAGGCCGCCCGCAGAGGTGACGCGTTCGCCCTCCTCGTACACGCCGAGCAGCACGGCGTTGGGGATCTGTTCGGAGACACCCAGGTACGCGCTGACGTCCTCGGCGATCTCGCCGCTGACCAGCCGGATGCTCCCGGTGTACGGCTCGCCGTTGTCGAGCAGCCGCGTGACCGCGAGTTCGCCATCCGTCCCGACGATGCCGCTCACGTCCAGCTTGCCGTCGGACTCGCGCAGGGGCAGGTCGGCATGCGGCTGGCGCACGTAGCCGCGCACCCGCCCGTCGGCGCTGCCCTCGGCGACGATCCAGCCGACGGGGCCATCGCCCTCGACACGCACCGTCACGCGGCTGTCGTGGCGCTTGCCCAGCACCACGCTCAGCAGCGCCGAGGCGGTCAGGGTGCGGCCCAGCGCGGCGGTTGCCGTCTTGCTCAGGTCGTGGCGGAGGCGGGCGTCCTCGACGATGCGCGTCGAGTCCATGCCGATGAATCTCAGGGTGCTCCCGGCCGCCGTGCCGCGCAGCAGGTAGGAGGTGGGGGGGGCGGTCTCGGACATGAGCACGACCTTACCCGGTTCCCTGGTCGGGGGCTGTGGGTGGCCTCTCACTTCGGGTGTTCGGTGTGCTGGCCGACAGTCCTGGACACGTGGCGTGTGGCTGATCCGAATCTGGCGGCGTGCCGGGCAGACTTCAGCGGACTGCCAGCGCCCTCTCATCTGCGCTCACTACGCTACAGGGCACCCCGGAGATTGAACCGGGTTCAAGAATTCTCGATTTTCCCTCTCCCAGACGCGTCATTCTTGCGTCAGATATAGGAGTCCTCATGCGTCCGTCCACCCAGATCCGCACGGCCCTCGGCCTGACCACCCTCATGCTCACGCTCGCGGCGTGCGGCGGCGGTACGAATGCCGGCACGGCCAGCACCCTGGTCGTCCAGGAGAGTGCCGACATCCCGACCCTGGATCCCGGCACCTCGTACGACACCGGCAGCGGTCAGATCGTCGAGAACCTCTACGAGACGCTGCTGACCTACAAGGGCAACTCCATCCGTGACCTGGAGCCGCTGCTCGCCACCGAGTGGCAGGAGAACCAGGGCGGGCGCGAGTACCGCTTCACGCTGCGCGACGGCGTCAAGTTCCACAGCGGCAATGCCTTCACCTGCGCCGACGCCGAATACACCTTCCGCCGCAACCTCGTGACCAACACGGCCGACAGCGGCAACTGGTTCCTGTCGGAGAGCCTGCTGGGCACCGCCAGCAACGCCAACGACGACCAGAGCATCACGTGGCAGCGCATCACGGACGCCGTGAAGTGCGACGGCGAGACGCTGGTGTTCACACTGCCCAAGGCCGACCCCG from Deinococcus sp. AB2017081 encodes the following:
- a CDS encoding CCA tRNA nucleotidyltransferase; protein product: MSVDLTTRIWSRLRPDDRAWLESLARLAGPDARVALVGGAVRDALLGSTPLDLDVVVEGVDIEALARAAGLPLTFHPTFQNATVTLPDGRTADLVRARRETYPVAGQNPVPTPGTLEDDLRRRDFGVNALALTVSPAGPVAVLDVAGGLDDLHARTLRPLHRHSFSDDASRLVRGARLATRLALEAHPELLAQVPDALELADRTPRLWAELKLLLAEPRPGAALHTMRAWGAGSLLPDTPLLDALDDLRGQGQTVTPQTYAAALLHASAEPDALAARLELGDRPAALLARACSDTFYPDGTPERQLRALLRPDAHVPLTGKDVLALGVPPGRAVGEALAHLAGLRRAGQLHSEGDERAELRSYLAGKRPRRGP
- a CDS encoding S1C family serine protease, translating into MNGRVGAVILVLVGLGLGATLLRDQVPLGTSQTAPAAAPAQNPVAAEAGAKLQNEQNTIDVVSRFEPGLVFISTESEVVSQNPFGMMFGQPDTQVQQGVGSGFFVNDAGDILTNYHVVAGESSSGAAQKISIRVMGQDRSVPARVIGLAPQYDLALIRPEGLDAKFIRPIPLGDSDTLKVGQKAIAMGAPFGLDFSVTEGIVSSTARQIPIGFGGAGGQGITQKAIQTDAAINPGNSGGPLLDSGGRVIGINTQIISPGVQAGGTGQSAGVGFAIPVNAAKNLLPRLQAAKGGIITAPRIGVVAGLQVQGQGQNIPVGLSALSPQGKEQLNLPESGLVVGEVTPGSPAAKAGLKGGTDTQEFRGGQIALGGDVITAANGNPVDGVEDLQAALIDRKQGDTVTLKVWRAGQTRDVTITLDASSFQ
- a CDS encoding nucleotidyltransferase domain-containing protein; this translates as MPDLDMAAADLRRALGDFLERDRQDGVFHVQVGGPGSVPALADLDAPELHLDLLPEVPTDAQRAALGALGYVPESGQTWRHPAGHRLVVCDHSAGWRAAQSALRRLLTDDPRASAAYRQIYVRHGRLAADGALLPAALKHDARRIGFSPLQFAAHALAGLDAPWTVAGGYALDLHAGHVTRVHDDLDIEIPREAQGQLPDVLRGWRLDASVKGAYQPFRPPLEPPSHQIHARHPDLPAVLMVDLMLTDLSGGLWHYRRDPAITRPLAEARRVGPHGLPYLAPEIVLLFKAGSAGREPRGKDQSDFERVLPMLDTAARAWLRGALERTRPGHGWVEALDEGWG
- the hslO gene encoding Hsp33 family molecular chaperone HslO; this encodes MSETAPPTSYLLRGTAAGSTLRFIGMDSTRIVEDARLRHDLSKTATAALGRTLTASALLSVVLGKRHDSRVTVRVEGDGPVGWIVAEGSADGRVRGYVRQPHADLPLRESDGKLDVSGIVGTDGELAVTRLLDNGEPYTGSIRLVSGEIAEDVSAYLGVSEQIPNAVLLGVYEEGERVTSAGGLLVQAMPGATDETLSRLEANIRAIGQITTALRQGGLLSVMERAADGLDLTLAADAQDVRFQCRCSREKASDSLKFFSAAERQEMIDDGGQEIVCHWCGEKYHISPDEIAALDATETHARA